The DNA region GTAACCCGAATAAATATAGCCAAAAAGCATAATCTTCTTGACCTCTTTTAGTGTGAAGATCGACCCAATAAGCAACGACTAAACACGCTAATCCAAACCATAATCCAACCAGCAGTTGCTGTTCCCAAGTAAACGCTATCTGCCCAAACAGCAAAGGCGTTAAATCCATCGACATATACCAGAGGGAGAAGGTAATGGGAGCGCTCAGAAAGGGAAATGGGATAGCTTTGAGAGCGACTGCGCCGGCTAGGATGGTTGCCAGTTCTAAGAGGAACCGGCTGCCTTTAACCCAAATATAGTAATCTTGGTAATTGCCGGGATTGCCTAGTGGCCAAATTCCCAGCCATCTTTGCAGGCTATATGTTGCGAGAGGGGCAAGACAAACGGCTATCGTTACCAGCAAGCCGCCCAGAACTTTCAGGTTTTTTTTGTACCAAAGAATAGTGCCGGCAAGGAAAAAGCAGAGGATGTAGAAGCTTGCTGTTAGACACACCCCGCCACTGCCAAAGGCTTCTTCAGCGAGAAGCATGAACCAACCCATCGCACAGATGACGATGGCGGCACCAAAGGAGTAGGCTGCATTCGCCATGCCAAATTGTGAGCGGCTCTTGTTGCGCTCTGAGAGTGCCTCCCAGAGCGCTTCTGCCTGTTCAGGGGCGATAAGTTCCTGGGAGGCAGCCCATTGAAAATCCTCTTTGGATACTTTCATTTGTCAAAGTTTCAGTGTTCAAGGTCAGCTTCCAGCAATTTTTAATTTTAAAGAACTAAACGGAACTGTACCCAAAAGCTGCCGGCCTTTAATCAATTTTAGATTTTAAAAAATGTCAAAGCCAGTAGAATCCTCTTTCTAATAGGGTTTTAGCGTTTGTTAGCAGATTTAAGCTTAACTTTGCCCCACCGGCTTTGAGGAGAAAGCAAAAAGGGCGCAGTTAATTGCGCCCCGGTTAGTGTTGTCTTGTCAGTCTAAAAGAAGTTTAGGAGTGAGTTGCAGTTGCTCTCTCTGATGCCTCACCGGCTGCCGGTGCCGGCTGCAATGCGACGTAAAGCCGGTTGAGGGCATTTACATAAGCATGAGCGGAAGCGACGATAATATCAGTGTTGGCCGATCGCCCAGAGAACACGCGCTCTCCATGCTTTAGACGAATTGTCACTTCTCCAAGGGCGTCAATGCCGGCAGTTACAGACTGCACCGAAAACTCAATCAACTGATTCGGCACATTCACCACGCGGTTAATCGCTTTATACACAGCATCCACGGGACCTGTACCAATGGCTGCATCGGTTAATTCTTCGCCTGTCGGTGTCCGCAGCGTCACGGTTGCTGTGGGACGAGCACGATCTCCGCAGGAAACCTGAACCAATTCCAGACGGAACATTTCAGGCGGTTGTTGAATTTCATCATTAACAATCGATTCGAGATCCCAATCGGTAATCTCTTTCTTTTTATCCGCAACGGTTTTAAACTTGATAAACGCGTTATTTAGCTCGGTTTCTGACAGTTCAAAACCCAATTCTTTGAGGCGGGTTTGGAAGGCGTGCCGGCCAGAAAGTTTACCCAAAACAATTTGATTCTGGGTCAGCCCAATCGATTGGGCGTCCATGATTTCATAAGTCAATTTGTTTTTGAGAATGCCATCTTGGTGAATCCCTGACTCATGAGAAAAAGCATTTGCCCCAACAATTGCTTTATTCGGCTGCACCAACATCCCGGTGAGGCTAGAAACCAAGCGGGATGTTTTGTAAATTTGCCGCGTGTCAATATTCGTGAGAGGCGCTTCAGAATCAGCCGGACGCCCTAAGAAGGGATTAAAATACTGACGCCGGACGTGTAAAGCCATCACCAATTCTTCCATCGCCGCATTACCGGCGCGTTCACCGATGCCATTGATGGTACATTCTAACTGCCTTGCACCGTTCTTTACGGCTTCTAGAAAGTTGGCAACTGCTAAACCTAAGTCATTATGTCCGTGAACGGAAATAATTGCTTGGTCGATGTTGGGGACATTTTCTTTAATTCCCCGAATGATCGCCCCAAATTCCGAGGGAGTGGTGTAACCGACGGTATCTGGAATATTCACGGTTGTTGCGCCGGCAGCAATGGCTCGTTCTAATACCTGATACAAAAATTCTGGATCTGATCTGCCGGCATCTTCTGGCGAAAATTCCACATCCTCGACAAAAGTTTTGGCGTAGGCAACCATTTCTTCGGCAATCGCCAGCACTTCTGCGCGGGTTTTCTTGAGCTTGTATTCTAAGTGAATATCAGACGTGGCGATAAACGTGTGAATCCGCGCATGAGCTGCCGGTTTCAAAGCGTTTCCAGCGGCTTCAATATCTTTTTTGGTAGCTCTAGCTAAACCGCAAATAATCGGCCCATCTTCTGTTCCCACCAGTTGGGCGATTTTCTGTACGGCTTCAAAATCACCCGGACTGGTAAAGGGGAAGCCGGCTTCAATCACATCCACGCCCAGTCTGGCTAATTGTCGAGCAATGGTTAATTTTTCATCCACATTTAAGGTGGCTCCAGGGGACTGCTCCCCATCCCGAAGTGTCGTGTCAAAAATGATAATTCGGTCTTGTGTTGGTTTCATTTCAATTACCTCTTCTAGCTTGAGCTTTTTGTCTTGTGTATTGTCTCTTTTGTCTGGAATCTTGTGCCTTTTATCCTTAATAAACGAGCGAGGACGGGAATTTAATAATCTATCTTTTCTATATGGTCGCGAATTTCGTTGAGATCGATATACCGATCTGTTGCATTCCGCAGTTCCCTAGCAATCATTCCTTCTGTAGACACTACGGTGATATGAGTATTTTTGGAGCGCAGCAGTTCAATTGCTCGTTCAAAATCTCCATCTCCACTAAATAGAACTACTCGGTCATATTGGTCAACCGTATTAAACATATCAACAACAATTTCTATGTCTAAATTTGCTTTTTGTGAGTAGCGTCCGGAGGAGTCATCGTAATATTCTTTCAGAATTTTTGTGCGGACAGTGTACCCCAAACTAATTAATGCGTCTCGGAACCCGCGCTGATCTTGGGGATCTTTCAGACCTGTATACCAAAAAGCATTGATTAGTCGCACCTCTGGCTGTTCACTTCTGAAATATTCCAACACTCTTCTGGGATCGAAAAACCACCCATTTTTTTGTTGAGCGTAGAACATATTGTTTCCGTCTACAAAAATAGACAGACGGTTCATTGAATAATTCATAGAAAGTTAGGTCTAAAATTTGTAGAAAACTACATTAAGCAGAATAGCCTATTCTAGCAATTCCCTTTCAAAATTGGTACTTATTAATAAGTTTTTAGGGACTAGATGTTTAACCGGCAAGTTCGATTTGGGCAAAACTGCCTGTTAATCGCACTTATGAGGGATTTTTGCTTTTCCTAGACTCGCAGTTCACTCGCTTTTGGGTAAGCGAATGAACACTTAGCTCATGATGGTAAGACGTTATCGGCTGCTAATTGAATGTAACAGAGTGCAATTCTCCTAGATATTTCAGATTTTAATTTAAGTAGCACCTTTAGGATGATAATTTTGTAACCCTTTGAGAAAGATAGATGCTTGGCAAGGCGAGAGATTTCGCACCGGCTGCGTCATCACCATCTTTCAACTTTACCTCTAATTGACACGCTCTAACTCGCAGAAAGCCGGGGTCAGGATTTTGTCTGAGTATGCGAGTGTGTCAAACACGAGCCTGACAAAATGCTAGCCGAGGGCGCTTTTGCCGGCGCGTAGGGGCGCAAGATTGTATGTGCCCAAGAGTTACAGGTTACTTTGGCTGCTGCGATTTTCCCTTGTTGCAAGGTTAACCGTGGGGTTGCACGGGTTGGCAATGGGGGTACTGTGTATGACAACAGAACGTCCAATCTGCCAGTTTTTATGGCATCCACAGGTTACAGCCGGCGAAAACCTTGTATTTATTTTCTCATACTTTGTCTTATCGGCGAGTTCTTGCAAAAGTGCCGGTTGCAACGCTCAACCGCCAGCTTTCTCGCGTCAAAAATGAAGCAAAAGTGGGACTGGGAGGGCGGAAAACCCAATAACTAATCGGCTGTAGATGCCTGTAACCGGCGCAGTGTGTTTTATTATGGTTGCCGGCTATAAGCGCCTACTGGCCTCAGCTTGCAGCTATTGTGGGCGCTGAGGATTACACTATGAACTCGCTTTGCATAACCCGCAGCGTTTGTGATTTCGTGGAGTGATTGCCGGTGCTTCACCCCACAGATTTGATCACCATCAAATTGCTCCCTTGCACCCCTGAAATACATAGACTCAGCCTCAAGCCATGTTGGTTTCAATCGCCCAACGCGCCAACTCTGTGCGGTTGTGAAGACTGGTTTTGCCCAGCATATTGGAGACATGGCTTTCTATTGTCCTTTGGCTGACATTCATCACTTCAGCAATTTCACGGTTTGCCATGCCCCGCGCCACTAACTGAACGACTTTTAGTTCGGTAGGAGTTAATTCCACATCGAAGGGCACCTGAATTTTCGGCCCATTATCTCCTGCTTTGTTTTGATGATTGATCAGGCGGTTTGTGTGTTTGAGGGAAGATTCTACTTGCGCGACGAGTTCTTCTGGCTCAAACGGCTTAACCATATAAACATCAGCCCCTGTGTTTAAGCCTTTCACCTTATCTTGGCTTTGTCCTTTTGCCGAAAGGAATAACACTGGAATCCAATTTGTTTTGGGATCT from Microcoleus sp. FACHB-68 includes:
- a CDS encoding DUF2157 domain-containing protein, with the protein product MKVSKEDFQWAASQELIAPEQAEALWEALSERNKSRSQFGMANAAYSFGAAIVICAMGWFMLLAEEAFGSGGVCLTASFYILCFFLAGTILWYKKNLKVLGGLLVTIAVCLAPLATYSLQRWLGIWPLGNPGNYQDYYIWVKGSRFLLELATILAGAVALKAIPFPFLSAPITFSLWYMSMDLTPLLFGQIAFTWEQQLLVGLWFGLACLVVAYWVDLHTKRGQEDYAFWLYLFGLLSFWIALSLMGGDSDLQRFLYCLINGGLIVLSALLKRRVFLLFGGMGVLGYLSNLAYQIFQDSVFSPFTLTVVGIAIISLGLLSQCRRPKIERLIFRLLPQRLRQILLKDN
- a CDS encoding 2-isopropylmalate synthase, producing MEMKPTQDRIIIFDTTLRDGEQSPGATLNVDEKLTIARQLARLGVDVIEAGFPFTSPGDFEAVQKIAQLVGTEDGPIICGLARATKKDIEAAGNALKPAAHARIHTFIATSDIHLEYKLKKTRAEVLAIAEEMVAYAKTFVEDVEFSPEDAGRSDPEFLYQVLERAIAAGATTVNIPDTVGYTTPSEFGAIIRGIKENVPNIDQAIISVHGHNDLGLAVANFLEAVKNGARQLECTINGIGERAGNAAMEELVMALHVRRQYFNPFLGRPADSEAPLTNIDTRQIYKTSRLVSSLTGMLVQPNKAIVGANAFSHESGIHQDGILKNKLTYEIMDAQSIGLTQNQIVLGKLSGRHAFQTRLKELGFELSETELNNAFIKFKTVADKKKEITDWDLESIVNDEIQQPPEMFRLELVQVSCGDRARPTATVTLRTPTGEELTDAAIGTGPVDAVYKAINRVVNVPNQLIEFSVQSVTAGIDALGEVTIRLKHGERVFSGRSANTDIIVASAHAYVNALNRLYVALQPAPAAGEASERATATHS
- a CDS encoding NYN domain-containing protein, whose protein sequence is MNYSMNRLSIFVDGNNMFYAQQKNGWFFDPRRVLEYFRSEQPEVRLINAFWYTGLKDPQDQRGFRDALISLGYTVRTKILKEYYDDSSGRYSQKANLDIEIVVDMFNTVDQYDRVVLFSGDGDFERAIELLRSKNTHITVVSTEGMIARELRNATDRYIDLNEIRDHIEKIDY
- a CDS encoding response regulator transcription factor, yielding MKETSIRDQRRLLLIDDDPNLILLVKDYLEFRGYEVITAENGREALEILEQENPDMIICDVMMPEMDGYAFVQHVRQDPKTNWIPVLFLSAKGQSQDKVKGLNTGADVYMVKPFEPEELVAQVESSLKHTNRLINHQNKAGDNGPKIQVPFDVELTPTELKVVQLVARGMANREIAEVMNVSQRTIESHVSNMLGKTSLHNRTELARWAIETNMA